The Bos indicus x Bos taurus breed Angus x Brahman F1 hybrid chromosome 10, Bos_hybrid_MaternalHap_v2.0, whole genome shotgun sequence genome has a segment encoding these proteins:
- the DUOXA2 gene encoding dual oxidase maturation factor 2 has protein sequence MTLWNGVLPFYPQPRHAAGLSVPLLIVILVFLVLAASFLLILPGIRGHSRWFWLVRVLLSLFIGAEIVAAHFSAEWSVGSVSTKTSYKAFSVERVRAHVGLHVGLEGVNITLTGNPVQQLNETIDYNEQFIWRFGQNYAGAYAEALERGLPNPVLYLAEKFTPSSPCGVYRQYRLAGHYASATLWVAFCFWLLSNMLLSMPVPHYGGLTLLITGAFALFSVFAFASISSVPLCQLRVGSSELTTHYGAAFWITLATGVLCLLLGAAVLSLHYARPSALRLFLEGSVNDLESPTKGSSPLILSNPLHKQFKTSDLTISTNL, from the exons ATGACTCTGTGGAATGGTGTGCTGCCCTTCTACCCTCAGCCCCGGCATGCCGCCGGCCTTAGTGTCCCGCTACTCATCGTCATTCTCGTGTTCTTGGTCTTGGCCGCCAGCTTCCTGCTCATCTTACCCGGGATTCGTGGCCACTCG CGATGGTTCTGGTTGGTGAGAGTTCTTCTCAGCCTGTTCATAGGAGCAGAAATTGTGG CCGCGCACTTCAGCGCAGAATGGTCAGTCGGCAGCGTTAGCACCAAAACATCCTACAAGGCCTTCAGCGTGGAACGCGTCCGAGCCCACGTCGGTCTGCATGTGGGCCTGGAGGGCGTTAATATCACACTCACAG GGAACCCAGTGCAGCAGCTGAACGAGACCATCGACTACAATGAGCAGTTCATCTGGCGGTTTGGCCAAAACTATGCAGGGGCGTACGCGGAGGCCCTGGAGAGGGGGCTGCCGAACCCGGTTCTCTATCTGGCGGAGAAGTTCACTCCGAGCAGCCCCTGTGGGGTTTACCGCCAATACCGCCTGGCGGGACACTACGCCTCGGCCACTCTATG GGTGGCCTTCTGCTTCTGGCTCCTCTCCAACATGCTGCTCTCCATGCCGGTTCCGCACTACGGAGGCCTGACTCTCCTCATCACTGGCGCCTTCGCGCTCTTCTCGGTGTTCGCCTTCGCCTCTATCTCCAGCGTGCCTCTCTGCCAGCTCCGCGTCGGCTCCTCCGAGCTCACCACTCACTATGGCGCAGCCTTTTGGATCACTCTGGCCACTG GCGTCCTGTGCCTCCTCCTCGGAGCCGCGGTGTTGAGTCTGCACTACGCTCGGCCCAGCGCTCTTCGCCTCTTCTTGGAAGGAAGCGTCAACGACCTCGAAAGTCCGACGAAGGGGAGCTCGCCTCTCATCCTCAGCAACCCACTGCATAAGCAGTTCAAGACCTCGGACTTAACCATCAGTACTAACCTGTGA